One window from the genome of Rufibacter tibetensis encodes:
- a CDS encoding family 1 glycosylhydrolase: protein MEKSENLNPCFPEVWAGLECTVNRVGDDYMDQMQLNGHAFREEDIALFGSIGVHKIRYPLLWELTAPNGPATADWTWGDRRMQLLQEHNITPILGLVHHGSGPIHTNLADPSFPEGVAEYARAVAERYPWVEYYTPVNEPLTTARFSGLYGHWYPHGRDGKTFGLTLLHQCKATVLAMRAIREVNPNAKLVQTEDLGKTYSSPLLAYQAKLDNDRRWASLDLLTGTLTPEHSMWQYFVNNGIPEEDLQWFRDNPCPPDIIGINHYPPSERYIDENLAGFPEWTHGGNGIHQYADVEALRVKTEDPAGFYAGHKVLLRETWERYGLPISVTEVHICGAREEQVQWFKHVWDSCTNLKKEGVNIVGVAAWSLLGTFDWVNLVTRAEGYYEPGVFDVRSAVPRPTALAKMLTRLAKGEEYEHPLFHLPGWWQRPDRFFYPFNEEAKHAELFLNREESRFGRGTKSVWRNNWNPIYETETIPEGEGLTEKEVRHLEDTTRPILITGATGTLGSAFARLCGDRHIPYRLVSRKQMNIADPFSIERAMNYYNPWAVINAAGYVKIDEAEEDCEACHLVNTHGAMLLAATCQKRGVQYLTFSSDLVFDGLKQEPYLESDAVNPLNVYGRSKAQAEKYVQDMHPGALIVRTSSFFGPWDDANFLTSMINQLAKGNTFLAPEDIIISPTYVPDLVNACLDMLVDEEHGIWHLTNEGEISWADLARKAAEIAGLDPRLIQGFLANEWQGQQAPRPRYSALSSERGQVLPALEDALMRYANRMKWANRIAVNA from the coding sequence ATGGAGAAAAGCGAAAATCTGAACCCTTGTTTCCCAGAAGTATGGGCGGGTTTGGAGTGTACCGTGAACCGGGTGGGTGATGATTACATGGACCAGATGCAATTAAACGGCCATGCCTTTCGGGAAGAAGACATTGCCTTGTTTGGCTCCATTGGGGTACATAAAATACGCTATCCGTTGCTTTGGGAATTAACCGCTCCCAACGGACCTGCCACCGCTGACTGGACCTGGGGAGACCGCCGCATGCAATTGCTGCAGGAACACAACATAACTCCTATTCTTGGATTGGTTCACCACGGCAGCGGCCCTATCCACACCAACCTGGCAGACCCCTCTTTTCCCGAGGGAGTAGCTGAATACGCTCGCGCCGTGGCAGAACGGTACCCCTGGGTTGAATACTATACACCCGTCAATGAACCGTTAACCACTGCCCGTTTCAGCGGCTTGTACGGCCATTGGTACCCGCACGGCAGAGACGGCAAAACCTTTGGCTTAACCTTATTGCACCAATGCAAAGCCACGGTGCTGGCCATGCGCGCCATTAGGGAAGTGAACCCTAACGCCAAGCTGGTGCAAACCGAGGATTTGGGAAAAACCTACAGCAGTCCGCTATTGGCCTACCAGGCCAAACTGGACAATGACCGAAGATGGGCTAGCCTGGACCTGCTCACTGGTACCCTTACGCCGGAGCACTCCATGTGGCAGTATTTCGTGAATAATGGTATTCCCGAGGAAGACCTGCAGTGGTTCAGAGACAATCCGTGTCCGCCAGATATCATTGGTATCAACCATTACCCTCCCAGTGAACGCTACATTGACGAGAACCTGGCCGGCTTTCCGGAGTGGACCCACGGCGGGAATGGTATTCACCAGTACGCCGACGTGGAAGCCCTGCGGGTAAAAACCGAAGACCCAGCCGGTTTCTATGCGGGCCACAAAGTCCTGTTGCGCGAAACCTGGGAACGCTATGGCTTGCCCATCTCAGTAACTGAGGTGCATATCTGCGGGGCCCGCGAAGAGCAGGTGCAATGGTTTAAGCACGTGTGGGATTCCTGCACCAATTTGAAAAAAGAGGGGGTAAACATTGTAGGCGTGGCAGCCTGGTCCTTGCTGGGTACCTTTGACTGGGTAAATCTGGTCACCCGGGCCGAAGGCTATTATGAGCCGGGCGTATTTGATGTACGCAGTGCGGTGCCAAGGCCCACTGCTCTGGCTAAGATGTTAACCAGACTGGCCAAGGGCGAGGAGTATGAACACCCCTTGTTTCACCTGCCGGGTTGGTGGCAGCGCCCAGACCGCTTCTTCTATCCGTTTAATGAGGAGGCCAAACACGCGGAGCTTTTCCTGAATCGCGAAGAAAGCCGGTTTGGCCGGGGTACCAAATCTGTCTGGCGCAACAACTGGAACCCCATTTATGAAACAGAAACCATTCCGGAAGGAGAGGGTCTCACAGAGAAAGAGGTGCGTCACCTGGAAGATACCACCCGCCCCATTCTCATCACAGGAGCCACTGGTACACTGGGCAGCGCGTTTGCCCGCCTTTGCGGCGACCGCCACATCCCGTACCGGTTGGTGAGCCGGAAGCAAATGAACATTGCTGATCCGTTTTCCATTGAACGGGCCATGAACTACTATAACCCGTGGGCGGTGATCAATGCGGCGGGCTACGTGAAAATTGATGAAGCCGAGGAAGATTGCGAGGCTTGCCATCTGGTCAACACGCACGGGGCCATGTTGCTGGCCGCCACTTGCCAGAAAAGAGGCGTGCAGTACCTGACTTTCTCTTCTGACCTGGTGTTTGACGGTTTAAAGCAGGAGCCTTACCTGGAGAGCGATGCGGTAAACCCTTTGAACGTGTATGGCAGGAGCAAAGCGCAGGCCGAGAAATACGTGCAGGACATGCACCCGGGAGCCTTGATTGTCCGAACCAGTTCGTTCTTCGGGCCTTGGGATGATGCTAACTTCCTGACTTCCATGATCAACCAACTGGCCAAAGGTAACACCTTCCTGGCCCCGGAAGACATCATCATCTCGCCCACTTACGTGCCCGACCTGGTAAACGCCTGCTTGGACATGTTGGTAGACGAAGAGCATGGCATCTGGCATTTGACCAACGAAGGCGAAATCTCCTGGGCTGACCTGGCGCGCAAAGCCGCCGAGATTGCTGGTCTGGACCCTAGATTAATCCAAGGATTTTTAGCGAATGAATGGCAGGGGCAACAGGCGCCCCGTCCAAGATACAGCGCTTTAAGCAGCGAACGGGGTCAAGTTTTGCCTGCCCTGGAGGATGCCCTGATGCGCTACGCTAACCGTATGAAATGGGCCAATAGAATTGCAGTCAATGCCTGA
- a CDS encoding PAS domain-containing sensor histidine kinase, translated as MINSHEFCKALLEQTGLSLFAYDTSSDKFVYLSPAFRNIFKLQNGQSDIAALLKQVHPDDQNHVIDNLTKVREPGICQEVEFRIKLTGQTEQWVCLRPTLLEQSTGERFIIGHAEDISVQRNYNDNLKKFSNKKNSVLNILSHDLAGPMGMIHSLAELLVDQLGEKADEDALEIIRLIDKSSQNGTRLIQEFMKKEFLESSQTEVITRRVNLVEKFREVMVEYKRAEGKTLHVQVDFTANKEEIYAQVDDIKFMQAIGNLISNSLKFTPDGGNITVSLEEEENQILIKVADTGIGIPKQYHETLFEEFTKARRPGLKGEPSVGLGMSIIKTIVEWHKGQISLESEEDKGTTFYITLPKHSS; from the coding sequence ATGATTAATTCTCACGAGTTCTGTAAAGCTTTATTAGAGCAAACTGGTTTAAGTTTGTTTGCTTATGATACAAGCTCAGACAAATTCGTGTATCTAAGCCCCGCCTTCAGAAATATCTTCAAGCTGCAAAACGGCCAGTCAGATATTGCTGCCCTTCTGAAGCAGGTTCACCCCGATGACCAGAACCATGTGATAGACAACCTGACAAAAGTTAGGGAGCCTGGCATTTGTCAGGAAGTTGAGTTTAGGATTAAGTTGACGGGGCAAACAGAGCAGTGGGTGTGTCTTCGCCCCACGTTGCTGGAACAAAGCACCGGAGAGCGCTTTATCATAGGGCACGCCGAGGACATCTCTGTGCAGCGCAACTACAATGACAACCTCAAGAAGTTCTCCAACAAAAAGAATTCAGTTCTAAACATTCTTTCTCATGACCTGGCTGGGCCTATGGGCATGATCCATAGCCTTGCAGAATTACTGGTAGATCAATTAGGAGAGAAAGCCGATGAAGATGCCTTGGAAATTATTCGCTTGATTGACAAGAGCAGCCAGAACGGAACCCGCCTGATTCAGGAATTTATGAAAAAGGAATTTCTGGAATCTTCCCAGACAGAGGTAATTACCCGGCGGGTGAATCTGGTGGAAAAGTTCAGAGAGGTCATGGTAGAGTATAAAAGGGCAGAGGGAAAAACGTTACACGTGCAGGTTGACTTCACTGCCAACAAGGAGGAAATCTACGCACAGGTAGATGATATCAAGTTTATGCAAGCTATTGGTAACCTTATCTCCAACTCGCTCAAGTTTACACCAGACGGTGGAAACATCACCGTCAGTCTGGAAGAGGAAGAAAATCAAATTCTGATAAAAGTAGCCGACACCGGAATAGGCATTCCCAAACAATACCATGAAACTCTTTTTGAGGAGTTTACCAAGGCACGCCGCCCAGGGCTCAAAGGTGAGCCATCTGTTGGGTTAGGCATGTCCATTATCAAGACCATTGTGGAATGGCATAAAGGGCAAATATCTTTAGAGAGCGAAGAGGATAAAGGCACTACTTTCTATATAACCCTTCCCAAACATAGTTCTTGA
- a CDS encoding PAS domain-containing protein: MSPIYSADSINSFFVNQVKDYAIFATDTNGIITAWNKGAERLKGYTEEEIIGQFYGILHPDEYQAAGYPEKELDSALQNGSFEAEDWRKKKDGSFFWASVTLTPILMKTENTLATPK; the protein is encoded by the coding sequence ATGTCCCCTATTTATTCTGCAGACAGCATCAACTCCTTTTTTGTAAACCAGGTAAAAGATTACGCAATTTTCGCCACTGACACAAACGGCATCATTACCGCCTGGAACAAGGGAGCAGAGCGGTTGAAAGGCTACACCGAAGAAGAAATAATAGGTCAGTTTTATGGCATCCTGCACCCTGACGAGTACCAGGCAGCGGGTTACCCCGAAAAGGAGTTAGATTCGGCTTTGCAAAACGGGTCTTTTGAAGCCGAAGACTGGCGCAAAAAGAAAGACGGGTCCTTTTTCTGGGCCTCCGTTACCCTTACCCCTATTTTGATGAAAACGGAAAACACATTGGCTACACCAAAATAA
- a CDS encoding sensor histidine kinase, producing the protein MERINLDLDNFIYTASHDLRSPITNIEALMNYLEEKLKEENALSEETKEVLQRVMDSVNRFKRTIEDLAAISRLQKDTVEEAAEIVTNIKDVYEDIMADFDYPNQNACFIQTDFQVRQLNFSKKNFRSILYNLLSNALKYQANERDCIVHVTTHLEEPYVVLQVKDNGLGMNPRQQEQLFTMFRRFHDHVEGTGVGLFMVKRIVDNADGKIEVESEEGEGTTFRVYLQAAM; encoded by the coding sequence TTGGAAAGGATTAACCTTGACCTGGATAATTTCATCTATACCGCCTCCCATGACCTGCGCTCCCCTATCACCAACATAGAGGCCTTGATGAACTATCTGGAAGAGAAACTAAAGGAAGAAAACGCCCTTTCAGAAGAAACCAAAGAGGTCTTGCAGCGGGTAATGGACTCAGTGAACCGTTTTAAGCGTACTATTGAAGATCTGGCAGCAATCAGCCGGCTACAGAAAGACACCGTTGAGGAAGCCGCCGAGATTGTCACCAACATCAAAGACGTGTATGAAGACATCATGGCTGACTTTGACTACCCTAACCAGAATGCCTGCTTTATCCAGACCGACTTCCAGGTACGTCAGCTCAACTTTTCTAAAAAGAACTTCAGAAGCATTTTATATAACCTCCTCAGCAATGCCCTCAAATACCAGGCAAATGAACGCGATTGTATTGTTCATGTGACTACCCATTTAGAGGAACCTTATGTGGTATTACAGGTAAAAGACAATGGCCTTGGCATGAACCCCAGACAGCAGGAGCAATTGTTCACCATGTTCCGGCGCTTCCATGACCATGTAGAGGGCACTGGTGTGGGTCTTTTCATGGTAAAGCGGATAGTAGACAACGCAGATGGAAAGATTGAGGTGGAAAGCGAGGAAGGAGAAGGAACTACATTTAGGGTCTACCTTCAGGCTGCTATGTAA
- a CDS encoding response regulator, translating to MQEQDTADAKPEKVQKADSVMVVDDDENWIFVSKILLKKAGIGKEIITAKNGLEAITKLKDLVAAEDKKLPDIIFLDIRMPVMDGFEFLEETTKTEALNLSQTKVYICSSSLSPGDQERAALYPVAGFLTKPLTKEVLQEILR from the coding sequence ATGCAGGAGCAGGACACAGCAGACGCAAAACCAGAGAAAGTACAGAAGGCAGATAGTGTGATGGTAGTGGACGATGATGAAAACTGGATTTTCGTGTCTAAGATACTCCTGAAGAAAGCCGGCATAGGAAAGGAAATCATTACTGCCAAAAACGGTCTGGAAGCGATTACCAAACTAAAGGACCTGGTGGCCGCAGAAGATAAAAAGCTACCTGACATCATCTTTCTGGACATCCGCATGCCTGTCATGGATGGCTTTGAGTTTTTAGAAGAAACTACCAAAACAGAAGCGTTAAACCTGAGCCAAACCAAGGTATACATCTGCAGCAGTTCGCTTAGCCCCGGAGACCAGGAAAGAGCCGCCCTGTACCCGGTAGCAGGTTTTCTTACCAAACCCCTTACCAAAGAGGTTCTCCAGGAAATTTTAAGGTAA
- a CDS encoding PAS domain-containing sensor histidine kinase, with amino-acid sequence MLNEIISERSDYVVDFKAVFEALPGSFLIIQPNPPHFTILEGSDDLFQTAGQSRHTVLGRSVFEAFPENPVVLTATGPSSLRNSFQNVLTTKMTDHMPILRYDVLGADGQFKERYWSACNKPVLGKDGEVLYILHSTFDVTDQVLTTNKIEESESRFRHMVEQSPVAFLLTRGTDLIIESINAPMLRLMGKETEAVIGKKMVEVLPELKDQPILTFAKRVQETGESFSGIEVQVDLLNEDKLKKHYVNVSYTPLIESGKVTGVIHVAHDVTEQVQARQKVEASQEELKRFKFMADQAQDSLVLMRENGTFAYLNKKALEVWGYSEEEGQQLRVPEVDPVYQEEMFLQLFARAQKETIPQFETLHRRKDGHIYPVEATVVGLLLNGEPNLLAVTRDITARKEMEAALKESEERFRIMADAAPNMVWSINPQAAITYVNSYFLSFLGVSYDTFLRDNWLPYVHPEDIEKAKQALAGAIQNRGIFTIEHRMRRHDGVFRWLFSQAAPSYLANGELYSYVGSSIDITDLKEAEEALAQKNAQLVQTNNDLDTFVYTASHDLRSPITTIEALIGFLKEELTETACLNADTENIMNRIITSVSRLQRTIQDLTNISRLQNANQKNPKGEPIDVQEVYEDIKADLVSSSNVPLCQIQTDFQVQQLHFSKKNFRSILYNLLSNALKYQSPDRDCTIHIQTRIEDDQLVLQVKDNGLGLNERQQEQLFTMFRRFHDHVEGTGVGLFMVKRIVENNNGRIEVDSEEGKGTEFRVYLPVAE; translated from the coding sequence ATGCTTAACGAGATTATAAGTGAGAGATCAGATTATGTGGTAGACTTTAAAGCAGTATTTGAAGCTCTTCCGGGAAGCTTTCTGATCATACAACCAAATCCCCCTCATTTCACCATTCTGGAAGGAAGCGATGACCTCTTCCAAACCGCTGGCCAGTCAAGGCATACTGTGTTAGGCAGAAGTGTGTTTGAGGCTTTTCCTGAGAACCCAGTGGTCTTAACGGCCACAGGCCCCTCCTCTTTAAGAAATTCTTTTCAGAACGTTCTCACCACCAAAATGACAGACCATATGCCCATTTTGCGCTATGACGTACTTGGAGCAGACGGTCAATTTAAAGAGCGGTACTGGTCTGCCTGCAACAAGCCAGTTCTGGGCAAAGACGGAGAAGTACTTTACATTCTTCATTCCACCTTTGATGTCACTGATCAGGTCCTTACCACAAACAAAATAGAAGAAAGCGAATCCCGTTTCCGGCACATGGTAGAACAGTCGCCGGTGGCGTTTCTGTTAACCCGAGGTACTGATCTTATCATTGAGAGTATCAATGCCCCCATGTTACGCCTTATGGGCAAAGAGACAGAAGCGGTCATTGGCAAAAAAATGGTAGAAGTTCTGCCAGAGTTAAAGGACCAGCCAATCCTGACCTTTGCCAAAAGGGTGCAGGAAACAGGTGAATCATTTTCAGGAATAGAAGTGCAGGTAGATCTCCTGAATGAGGATAAACTGAAAAAGCATTATGTCAATGTCTCCTACACGCCTCTGATTGAAAGCGGAAAAGTAACCGGGGTAATCCATGTGGCCCATGATGTGACGGAGCAGGTACAGGCCCGCCAGAAAGTAGAAGCCAGCCAGGAAGAATTGAAACGGTTCAAGTTCATGGCCGATCAGGCCCAGGACTCTTTAGTGTTAATGCGCGAAAACGGCACCTTTGCCTACCTTAACAAAAAAGCCTTGGAAGTTTGGGGGTACTCAGAAGAGGAAGGGCAACAGCTGCGGGTGCCAGAGGTAGACCCCGTGTACCAGGAAGAAATGTTTTTACAACTCTTTGCCAGGGCTCAGAAGGAAACCATTCCACAATTTGAAACCCTGCACAGAAGAAAAGACGGACACATTTATCCCGTAGAGGCCACCGTAGTAGGGCTTTTACTGAACGGAGAACCAAACCTGCTAGCAGTTACCAGAGATATTACCGCCCGCAAGGAAATGGAAGCTGCGCTGAAAGAAAGTGAAGAAAGGTTCAGGATTATGGCAGACGCAGCACCCAACATGGTGTGGTCCATCAATCCTCAGGCAGCCATCACGTATGTAAATTCCTACTTCCTTTCTTTCCTGGGTGTTTCCTATGATACCTTCTTACGAGACAATTGGCTTCCGTATGTGCACCCCGAAGACATAGAGAAAGCGAAACAAGCCCTGGCTGGAGCTATCCAGAACAGAGGGATTTTCACCATAGAACACCGGATGCGGCGGCACGATGGCGTCTTCCGGTGGCTGTTTTCACAGGCAGCCCCCAGCTATCTGGCTAACGGGGAACTATACAGCTATGTAGGCTCCTCTATTGACATCACAGACCTGAAAGAGGCGGAAGAAGCCTTGGCCCAGAAGAATGCCCAGTTGGTACAGACCAATAACGACCTGGATACCTTTGTGTACACCGCCTCCCATGACCTGCGCTCCCCTATCACCACAATTGAAGCCCTGATTGGTTTCCTGAAAGAAGAATTGACTGAGACGGCCTGCTTGAATGCCGACACGGAGAACATCATGAACCGGATCATCACGTCAGTTAGTAGGCTTCAACGCACTATTCAGGACCTGACCAACATAAGCAGGTTACAGAATGCCAACCAGAAAAACCCCAAAGGAGAACCCATTGACGTACAGGAAGTGTACGAAGACATTAAGGCCGACCTGGTTTCTTCCAGCAACGTACCGCTTTGCCAGATCCAGACCGATTTCCAGGTACAACAACTTCACTTCTCTAAAAAGAACTTTAGAAGCATCTTGTACAACCTACTCAGCAATGCCCTCAAATACCAGTCCCCTGACCGGGATTGCACCATTCATATTCAAACCCGGATAGAAGATGATCAGCTAGTACTACAAGTAAAAGACAACGGTTTGGGCCTGAACGAACGCCAGCAGGAACAGCTGTTCACCATGTTCCGGCGCTTCCATGACCACGTGGAGGGCACTGGCGTAGGGTTGTTCATGGTAAAACGAATAGTTGAAAACAATAACGGCAGAATTGAGGTTGATAGCGAAGAAGGCAAGGGAACCGAGTTTAGAGTGTACCTGCCGGTAGCTGAGTAA
- a CDS encoding response regulator: protein MEERKVAVANPEKLQQIETVMVVDDDDNWIFISKINLKKAGVGKEIITARNGREALTKLQDLAATGEKKLPELIFVDIRMPVMDGFEFLEQITQEGTIDLGQSRVYMCSSSLNPADKERSCQYPIAGFITKPVTREILQSILG from the coding sequence ATGGAGGAGCGGAAAGTAGCGGTCGCAAACCCTGAAAAATTGCAACAAATAGAAACGGTCATGGTGGTGGACGATGACGACAACTGGATTTTCATTTCGAAAATCAATCTAAAGAAAGCCGGTGTAGGAAAGGAAATCATTACCGCCCGCAACGGCCGCGAAGCCCTCACCAAACTACAGGACCTTGCTGCCACCGGCGAGAAAAAGCTCCCCGAATTAATTTTTGTAGACATCCGCATGCCTGTAATGGACGGCTTTGAGTTTTTGGAGCAAATCACCCAGGAAGGTACAATAGATTTAGGCCAAAGCAGGGTATACATGTGCAGTAGTTCATTGAACCCGGCAGACAAAGAACGGTCATGCCAATACCCCATTGCTGGTTTCATTACCAAACCCGTTACAAGAGAAATTTTGCAGAGTATTTTAGGGTAG
- a CDS encoding replication-associated recombination protein A — protein MFQTTKAPLPERMRPHNLDQYAGQKHLVGPKGVLRRYIEAGMVPSMIFWGPPGVGKTTLAGIIAGQLKVPFVAISAINAGVKDIRDVIEQARKRQGTVLFIDEIHRFNKSQQDALLGAVEKGTVTLIGATTENPSFEVIPALLSRCQVYILKSLEKEELVELVQKALTEDEVLKTQNIEVQEYEALLTISGGDARKLLNLLEIVIDGSGKEEKLVITNDLVKQIAQQNLALYDKGGEAHYDIISAFIKSMRGSDPNATVYWLARMIEGGEDPKFIARRMLIMASEDIGNANPTAMIMASECFQAVTVIGYPECDILLSQTAIYLATSPKSNAAYKAIRNARAYVREQGSPPVPLHLRNAPTKLMKEIGYGNEYKYAHDYEGSFVPQDFLPDELKGTIFFNPGNNARENEMRKNLRNQWGEWYKY, from the coding sequence ATGTTCCAAACTACCAAAGCCCCCTTGCCGGAGCGCATGCGCCCGCACAACCTGGATCAGTACGCCGGTCAGAAACACTTAGTAGGCCCCAAGGGCGTGCTGCGGCGCTATATTGAAGCTGGTATGGTGCCGTCCATGATCTTCTGGGGACCACCAGGCGTGGGTAAAACCACCTTGGCCGGCATTATTGCGGGCCAACTGAAGGTGCCGTTTGTGGCCATTAGCGCCATCAATGCCGGGGTGAAAGATATCAGAGATGTGATTGAACAGGCGCGCAAACGGCAGGGCACGGTGTTGTTCATTGACGAGATCCATCGGTTCAACAAATCGCAGCAAGACGCTTTGCTGGGCGCGGTAGAGAAGGGCACGGTCACGTTGATTGGCGCTACCACCGAGAACCCTTCGTTTGAAGTCATCCCCGCATTGCTTTCCCGTTGCCAGGTGTACATCCTGAAATCATTGGAAAAAGAGGAACTGGTGGAATTGGTGCAGAAGGCCCTCACCGAAGATGAGGTGCTGAAAACGCAGAACATTGAGGTGCAGGAGTATGAGGCGCTGCTTACCATCTCTGGTGGTGATGCCCGCAAGCTGCTCAACCTGCTGGAGATTGTGATTGACGGCAGCGGAAAGGAAGAAAAGCTGGTGATCACCAATGATTTGGTGAAGCAGATTGCGCAGCAGAACCTGGCCTTGTACGACAAAGGCGGCGAGGCACATTATGACATTATTTCGGCGTTTATAAAGTCTATGCGCGGTTCAGACCCTAATGCCACGGTGTACTGGTTGGCACGCATGATAGAAGGCGGGGAAGATCCTAAGTTCATTGCTCGGCGCATGCTCATCATGGCTTCAGAAGATATTGGCAATGCCAACCCAACGGCTATGATCATGGCCAGCGAATGTTTTCAGGCGGTGACGGTTATCGGGTACCCCGAGTGCGACATCCTGCTTTCGCAGACGGCTATTTACCTGGCTACTTCGCCCAAAAGCAACGCGGCGTATAAAGCCATCAGGAATGCGCGGGCGTATGTGCGGGAGCAGGGAAGTCCACCGGTACCGTTGCATTTGCGCAACGCACCTACTAAGCTCATGAAGGAAATTGGCTACGGAAATGAATACAAATATGCCCATGATTACGAAGGCAGCTTTGTACCCCAGGATTTCCTGCCCGATGAATTGAAAGGCACCATATTCTTCAACCCCGGCAACAACGCCCGCGAAAACGAGATGCGCAAAAACCTGCGCAACCAATGGGGCGAGTGGTACAAGTATTAG
- a CDS encoding DUF6640 family protein, translating into METSVAGRTLLKAVAAFTTVGGFLMDWNKTHLFNDNWTPHAKFHDAMTILTGTLLGSGSLYLLQKKDGDQNMNLKAGALLPAIFYLAQAGSFTFPGAKGMDAEFPEKIPSVGRLRLNEGPFSLVMLAALGAGYLLAKKGSE; encoded by the coding sequence ATGGAAACATCTGTAGCCGGACGCACCCTCCTGAAAGCCGTAGCCGCCTTTACCACCGTAGGCGGTTTCCTGATGGACTGGAACAAAACCCACCTGTTCAACGACAACTGGACGCCGCACGCAAAGTTCCATGATGCCATGACCATTCTCACCGGAACCCTGTTAGGCTCCGGCAGCCTGTACCTGCTCCAGAAAAAAGACGGTGACCAAAACATGAACCTGAAAGCCGGTGCCCTCCTGCCCGCTATCTTCTACCTGGCCCAAGCGGGAAGCTTCACCTTTCCCGGCGCCAAAGGCATGGACGCCGAGTTCCCGGAGAAAATCCCCTCCGTAGGAAGACTCCGCCTGAATGAAGGGCCTTTTTCCTTGGTGATGCTGGCGGCTTTGGGAGCGGGGTAT